The DNA region AGCGCTGCGCATAATCGCCGGCAATTCTCGTGCTCGGCGCCACGCTGCGGCGTTGCGCGCTTTCCAGCTCGGTTTGCAAAGCTTGCAAGCGGCGGTCTTTTTCGCTGACATCCGCTCGCAGGCTTGAAATTTGTTGATCCTTGCTCTGCAACTCGCGCTGTAGCCGTTCCACTTCCGCGTTGAGATTCGCGGGTGCGGCCGCCGGTGCGGCTGCTTCTTGCGGCTTCGCCTCTTCCGCTTTATTTTCTGGAACAATGCCCAAAAGTTTCAAGACTTCTGTTTCATCGTCCGCGGCAGAAGGCTGCGTGGCTTGCTCGCCGCCTTCCAGCAGGCTATCGATATCAACATCCTGGCCGCCCTCACCGCCCGCCGTGGTTTTGCGGCCGCCGCCGCAAGCGAACAGAAACAAGGACGTGAGCAGCAGCGCCATCGTGGGAAGAACGAATTTTATCAAGCCGGTTTTGCCAAAAACGTTTTGCTTCATCAAAATCTCCTCGTGACTCGAATAACTTTTTTAAAAATCCTCATCGCTAAAATTCGCGCCAGGGGTATAGCCGGAAAGCCTGCTTTTGTCTAAAACGCATACTCGAAAACAATCGATTAGCTTTACAGAATATGCAAAATAAGGGGGCGGCCATACCTCTAGTTCTGTTTGCGTTGCACCAGATAGGCCGCTGTGCCCCATCCGCCCGCAGCCGCCAAGAACGCGGCGATGCGCCAATAGGTTTCGCCGCCGTTGACCATGACATAATTCGGGCGATTGAGCAATCCGCTATAGCCCAAGCCGCTGATGGCTTCATCAACGGCGACGACGCAATATTCCAGCCCGCCTTTGGGAATAGCCGGCCCGGGAAGAAGGGCCTGATAAGTTTCAAGATCCGCCGTCATCATCGGCTCCACCAGCCAGCGCCGGACATTCACCGGACGATACAATACCGCAGCTTTCAACAAATTGCGATTTTCGAAAATCTCTGCGCGCACGCGCAAATCGCGGCCGGCAGTGGCGCGCTTGATCGGATGATGAATAACCACCGGCGGAATGTCGTCTGCGCCGCTCGCCGCTGTGTTCGAAGTGGTAAACGCCAGCAAGCTTGTGGTAATCTGGGTATCCGGCACGCCGTCATGATCCATATAGCCGTCGCGATCTTCCCGGGCGCGGGAATCGAGATCAAAGCGATCGAGCACGCCGTCGCGATCGCGGTCGGGCAGGCCGCCGCCTAATTTCAAGGTCAAGCCGGTGAACAGCGTAATGATGCCGTCGTTTTCATCGCCGCTGGAATTCAAATCGAGGTTGTCGCTGAGCGTATAGCGAAACGCTGCGCCGAAGGACCAATTGAAGCGCTGCGAAAGCGCGAGGTCAATTCCGCCAGCCGTTTTGAACAGATAGGCGCGCTCATCTTCCTTGGGGCCGCCTTGAAACGATTTGCGATCGCTTTTACGCACGTTGTACCAAACCAGTCCGCCCGCGCCCAGGGTCACAAACGGCGAAACGGTTTTATAGGGAGAATAGCGCAGCGTAACATCAAACTCGATGGGAATGGCGAGAGCAACGGAATCTTGCCGGGTATCGTCATCCGTCAAAAATTCGCCGACGCCCGCTTCGATTCCAAAGGCGAGATGAGGATCCGGAGAATAGAAGACCAGGCCACTACCGAAGGCGCGCAGAACATTGCGTTTGACATCTCCCTCGATGCGCCCGACGCCGCCACGTAACCCCACCCCGAATTTTGACTCTTGCGCTTTGAGAGGCAATGCCGCAAGCAAAGCAACAACGCCACCGCATATCAACCACGATGTTCTATCTTTCACGACGCATACACCGTATCAAAACTGTAAAATTTTGCACAAAAGGTATGAAAGTTCGGGTAGAATGTCAAGGCCTAGTTCCATTGCAAACTTTGACTTATCGCGGCTGGAAGCGAAATTTGCATCAATATTGAAACCGCCGCGCGCCCGCGTTTAGAATCAAGCCGATGAGCGTCATGCACATCCATAACGAGGAGCCGCCGTAGCTTAAAAATGGCAAGGGAATGCCGGTCACCGGCATGATGCCGACCGTCATTCCGGTGTTAACAATGACATGAACGCCGAGCACAGTGACACATCCCACCACCATGAGCACAAGAAATTTGTTTTTTGCCGAGATTGCGATGCCGAGCGCGCGCCAGAATAAAACAAAAAACGTAATCAGCACAATCATCACGCCCCAAAATCCGAATTCTTCGCCGATCACAGCAAAGATGAAATCCGTGTGTTGTTCCGGCAGAAAGCGCAATTTGGTTTGCGTGCCGCGCAACCAGCCTTTGCCCCAAAAACCGCCGGAGCCAATGGCAACCTGTGACTGCGCGACTTGATAGCCGGTGCCGCGCGGATCTTCCTGTATGCCGACGAACGTCAGAATGCGGGTCTTTTGATAATCTTTCAGGCCATGCCACAACTTGGGCGTGAGCGCGCCCACGCCGACATTGAGAATGAAGATGGCTAACAACACCGGCAATTTGCGCTTGGAGAGCACCAGCACGGCGATAATGAGCAGCATCACCGCGCCAAACGTGAAAACATTGAACGCTGAAATAACCGTGAGCACCGGGCTGACGATTATAAAAACGATGAACGGCGAGAGGCCCGCCCAAAACAAAACCGGTAACAGCAAAGACACGACCACAATGGCGGTGCCAAGATCCGGCTCTTTTAAAATCAATGCGGTCGGCGCCAACACCAAGGCGAAACAAACGCCGATATCTTTGAGGCTTTTCAAGTCGCGCGCCTCGTCCGAAAGATAGCGCGCCAATGCGAGCAACGTGGCGATTTTTGCGATTTCGGCAGGTTGCAAATATATCGGGCCGATAATGAACCAGCGATGCACGCCCTTGCCGCCGCCGATGAACAGCACTAACACCAGCAACACGAGGCAGACGCCGTAAAGCCAGTAGGCCGAGCTGCGGAGGTATTTCGCCGGCGTCAGCACAATCGCTGATGCAATCATCGCGCCCATCAAAAACCAGATGATTTGTTTCGAAAAACTGTTTTTGATCACGGCCGAGGTAACGGGCGAGCTGGTGGCGCTGTAGATTGCCATCAAACCGGCAGACGCCAAGAGCAGCACGCAAATAATGATGGCTTTGTCGATATCTTTCCAGCTAATGTTCGTGCGGGCTAACATGCTTCAATCTGCCGAGTCGATAGGCTCCGGCTGCGTGCCGAGTTTATTGTTTTGATGAAGAAAGCTGAGAATTTTTTTGGCAATGGGCGCCGCTGCGCCGCTGCCCGAGCCGCCGTTTTCGATGAACACACAAAACGCGACTTGCGGATCGTCGAACGGTGCAAATCCAATGAACCATCCGTGCGGCTCGCCGTGCGGATTCTGTGCGGTTCCGGTTTTACCCGCGCTGATGAGTCCCGCAACCCGCGAGCCGACCGCCGTGCCGCGACCGCCGTTTACCACCAAAAACATGCCGCGCCGGACCAATTCCCAATTTTCGGCTCGAATATCGCGCACATAAACCGAATCCGGCTCGGGGAATTCTTCTTTGCCCGTGAAGGGATCCAGAATGCTGCGCATCAAGCGCGGCTTAAAACTGCGGCCCTCGTTTGCAATGGCCATGGCAAAACAGGCCATTTGCAAAGGCGTCACCAGTAAATCGCCCTGCCCAATCGCGAGGTTTAACATCATGCCTTTGCTCCAGCGGCCCTTGCCGTAGCGCCGGTCGAGATACTCCTCATCCGGCAGCAAGCCCCCGCTTTCTTCACTCAGATCGATGCCGGTTTGTATGCCAAAGCCGAAACGTTTAGCGTAATCCGTCCAATGTTCCAAGCCGACGCGAAAGCCCATGCGATAAAAATAAACATTGCAGGATTGTTCGAGCGCGCCGAGCAAATTCACCGTGCCGTGGCCGCCCTTTTTGTGGCAATCAAATGTGCGGCCACCAAAAACATAATACCCCGGACAAAAAACCGTTTCATTGGGATTGATCAAGCCGGTTTGCAGGCCGGCGAAGGCAGTAATCATTTTAAACGTCGAGCCGGGCGGATACAGGCTCTGCACCATGCGATCATACAACGGTTTATTCGGATCGTTGAGCAGGCGATTCCAAATTTCCGGCGTCAACGGTTTAGAGAACAATTCGGGATCAAAATCCGGTTTGCTCACCAGCGCCAGCACATCGCCGTTCTTGCAATTCAACACCACCGCCCCGCCGTTTTTGCCGGCCAATTCCGCTTCGAGCATACGTTGCAGCGAGGCATCAAGCCCGAGCAATAAATCTTTGCCCGGCTCAGGCTCCTGGTCTTTGAAGAAGGTGGTATCCTGCCCGGCGAGATCGCGAATGACGCGGCCGACGGCATCGACTTCGATGAAGCGATGCCCTTTTTCGCCGCGCATGATTCTCTCATACTGGCGTTCGATGCCTTTTTTGCCGATGAGATCGCCCGGGCTGTAATTGTTGCCGTATATGTTCAATTCGGCGTCGCTGATTTCGCTCAAATAACCGAACAAATGCGGCGCCTTGACGCCGTGGTTGTACATGCGGCGCGATTCCGCGCGAAAATCCACGCCCGTCAACTCCAGGCGGCGTTCATTCAGCAGGCTGAAGGCGGCAAAATCAACCTGGCGGCCGATTTTGACCGGCGTGAAATTGCCGCGTTTGTTTTTGGCGATTTGCTGTTTCAGGTCATCGGGCGACATGCGCAACGCGGTGGAGATGATTTGATAAGCCTCCGGCGCATTGCGGATTTCGGCGGGAACGGCATAAATCGCATAAGCCGGGCTGTTCTCGACCAACACTTCGCCGAAACGGTCGCGAATCAAGCCGCGCGGCGGATCGACATCAATGATGCGCACGCGGTTTTTGTTGGCTTCCTCGAGAAACTGTTCGCCCTTGAAAAGCTGCACGTAGGCAAAGCGGCCGATCAAAACGAGAAACAGCAGCGCAAGGCCGCCGGCAAAAATCCGGCGCTTTGATTCCAGGTTCAATTCCATAACGCCTCACGATTTTCTCTTAAAACTCTTGGCGAACAACAAGTGTGTAATCGCGGTCAGCGCCAACGTGTACAGGGAATTCGGAATCACGTAGCGGATAATCGTATACCAAAAACCGAAATCGGCATCGAAATAATAAATGGTGTCGCGAATCACATTATGCGCCAGCGCGGCTGCAAGAGCAATGCCGAGCGTGACCTGCAAGTCGAATTTCAGCTTGTCGCGCGCGAAATAAGCGGCAACAAAGCCGGCCACGGCTTTGGCCAGCGCCTGCAAACCGTACAAATGTGTGCTGACGGCATCTTGCGCCAGCCCAGCGACGAAGCCCGTCACGATCGCGGCAATTGCGCCATGCCGAATCGCGGAGAGCACCACGCCGATCAACATTAAATCCGGCGCGATTTCGTAAATGGTCAACAGCGGAATCAAGCTGACTTGCACGAGCAAGAAGCTCGAAAACAGCAGAAGGTATTTGACAACACGTTTCGCCAACTGAGTTATTCTCCCCGGCTAGAATCCGCTGCAACATACACCTTGAAGCGTTCGGGCGGCGTGATGATCACGAACACTTCTTCGAGGCTGTTGAACTGCACCGCCGGCTCGAGCGGAATACGCATAAACGGTTCACCTTTTTCAAAAGAAGGCTGCTGAATTTTGCCGATGCGCAAGCCCGGCGGGTAGAGGGCGCTGTAATCCGACGTCACCACCACGTCTCCTGTTTGCAGCACCGCGTTGCGCGGCACGCCGGTCATTTCGAGGCCGCGCGTGTCGCTCCACGACACGATGCCCAGGACACGCCCACCTTGCGCGCGCGCGCTCACGCTGAAATTGCGGTCGAGCATCAGTTGCACCAGGCTGGTGCGATCATGCACCCGGTAAATCTTGCCGGCCAAACCTTCGGGCGTCACCACCGGCATGTTGACACGCATGTTATCTTGTTTGCCCAAATCGATCACCACGGTGTTGGGCGTGCGGCTGCGTTCCGCAGACAGCACACGCGCCGCGCGAAATTGCAAAGGCTCACGCTGGCGATAATCCAGCATGCGGCGCAAACGAAAATTTTCCAGATAGGCTTCACGCAGTTGGCTGTTTTCCAGCATGAGTTGCGTCGCGCGCTGGCGCAGCGCGCTCACTTCCTCAGCCGATTGCGACAAGCGGGCGAACCAGCTCATCTTTTCCTGAAAGAACGCGAAGCGATCGAGGGCCACGCCGCGCAGAGCGTCGATCTGCGGCGCATTGTTGTTGAATAGAATCGCAAGCGCCGCCACTACGGCGGCAAACAGCGTAAAATATTCCCGCCGCGAGATGAGATATTCGTTCGAACGATCGAGCAGCGCAGTTTTCATGGGTTTTGATCAATAAAAATTCCGCCGGCCAACTCTCTTGCGCCGTTTGCACGTCCGTCTGGACAGAAAGGCCAGGCATAGGCGGCCTAATAGCAATACCGTTCCCTTAGTAGTCCTGCCCCTCATAATATTAAAAGTTGGGGGGCACTGCAGAGAGATTGAAATTATTTTCGTTACCATCGGCGCACAAGGGCCGGGACAACGAACGAAATGTTAAGTGAACGATATTGGGCCTAATACCGCTTCACCTTCGTCAAAACTTTTTGATATTTGTGAATCGCCTCCAGCACTTTGCCGGTGCCGCGCACCACGGCCGTAAGCGGATCTTCCGCAACGATGATGGGCAGGCTGGTTTCGCGGCGCAAACGTTCATCCAGGCCTTTCAGCAACGCGCCGCCTCCGGAGAGCGCAATGCCGCGATCCAAAATATCCGCAGATAATTCCGGCGGCGTTTGTTCCAGGCAATGTTTCGTCGCTTCGACAATCGAATTCACGCAATCTGCAAGCGCCTCCTGCACTTCCATCGACGTGATCTCGACGGTCTTGGGAATGCCCGCCACCAAATCGCGGCCGCGCACTGTCATCGTCGTCTTGTCTTGAAACGGCGCTGCCGAGCCCAGCGTGATCTTGATTTGCTCCGCGGTATTTTCGCCAATCAACAAGTTGTAATTGCGTTTGAAATGTTGCACGATGGCCTCATTCATCTCATCGCCCGCGATGCGAATCGAGCTGTGATTCACAATACCGGAAAGCGAGATCACCGCAATTTCCGTGGTGCCGCCGCCGATATCGATCACCATGCTGCCCACCGGCTCGTCAATCGGCAAGCCGATGCCGATAGCCGCCGCCATCGGCTCATCGATCAAATGAACTTCGCGCGCGCCGGCATGTTCGGCGGAGTCGCGCACCGCGCGTTTTTCGACTTCGGTGACGCCGCTGGGGATGCTGATGGCCATACGCGGCCTCCAGATGCGCGTCGCCTGTACCGTGCGGATGAAATGGCGAATCATGGCCTCAGCCAGCTCAAAATCTGCGATCACGCCGTCTTTCATCGGCCGCACGGTAATGATCTCGTTGGGAGTGCGGCCCTGCATTTCTTTGGCCGCGTGGCCATAGGCCACGATTTCCTGATCAATTTTACGCAAGGCAACGATGCTCGGTTCATTGACCAATATCCCCTTGCCGCGCACGTACACCAGCGTATTGGCCGTGCCCAAATCCATGGCAATATCAGTTGACAAAAAATTTTGCAGAGAGAAATTCATGCGTGATCGCCTTTCATCACGGAAACGTGTCTCAACAGCCGGAGGTAGAAATTTTTTGAATTATTTGAGTTTTCGATATTTTTCATATTCACCGTCACGCGGGAAAGTGTTTTATCAAATGTTGGTTTGCGCTTGCACAAGATGGCCTTAATGGCGAAAGTGCCGGACGCCGGTAAAAACCATTGCCAGTTGATGACGGTCTGCTGCCGCGATCACTTCGGCGTCGCGCAGCGAACCGCCCGGTTGAATAATTGCGGTTGCGCCGGCGCGTGCGGCTTCCTCAACACTATCGGCGAAAGGGAAAAATGCGTCGCTCGCGACGGCTGCGCCTTGCACGGAGAGCCCGGCACGCTTCGCTTTTTCCACGGCAATAATCGCGGCATCCACCCGGCTCATTTGTCCGGCGCCAATCCCGAGTGTGCGATCCGGACCGCAATAAATCACAGCGTTGGATTTCACCAGCCGCACCACTTTCCAGGCAAACCGCAGAGCCTGCCATTCCGGTTGCGTGGGCTGTCGCTGTGTGACAATTTTGAAACGGGAGTCCTCCTCCGCATTTACATCTTGTTCCTGCACCAGCACGCCGCCGGCCACGGCTTTGAATTCCAATGCCGCCGGCGCTGGCGTGCGGATACCTTCCATCTCGAGCAACCGCAGATTTTTTTTGCCTGCAAAAATGCGCTGTGCTTCCGTGCTAAACGCGGGCGCGATGATCACTTCCGTAAAAAGCTCGGCAACGCGCGCCGCGGTTTCGCCGTCTACTTCGCGATTGAAACCGACAATACCGCCGAAGGCGGAAGCCGGATCAGTCACCTTTGCGTTTTCATAAGCGGCTGCCAACGAATCGCCAACCGCAACGCCGCAGGGATTGGCATGCTTGATGATCACACAGCATGGTTCTTGAAACAGGCGCACGAGATTGAGCGCGGCGTCGGCGTCAGCGATGTTGTTGTACGAAAGCTCTTTGCCTTGCAACTGCCGGCTGCTGAGAAACCCCGATGCTGGACTCAAACTGTCACGATAAAATCCCGCACGCTGATGTGGATTCTCGCCGTAGCGCAAATCCTGTTGCTTTTCGAGCGCAAACAACAGCGAAGCGGGCAAAACCGCGCGTTCCGCCGTTCGTTGCAGATAAGCATGGATCACCGCGTCATACGCAGCCGTGCAGGCAAACGCGCCGAGCGCGAGTTGCCGTCGCGTGGTTTCCGTCAGTCCGCCGTTGTGTTTGCGCAGTTCTTCGCAGAAGGCCGCATATTGACCGGGATGCGTCAATACTGCAATCGCGGCAAAATTTTTTGCTGCAGCGCGCATCAGCGCCACACCGCCAATGTCGATGTTTTCGAGAGCTTCTTCCAACGTGGTCTGCGGACGGCTAATCGTTTCACGAAAAGGATAGAGATTGACGACTACCAAATCAATCAAAGCAATGCCCTGCGCCGCCGTTTCCGCAAGATGCGCGGGCAGATCGCGCCGCGCCAGCAGTCCGCCAAAAATTTTGGGATGCAGCGTTTTCACGCGGCCCTCCAGCACTTCCGGAAAACCGGTGACTTTTTCGATCGACGTAATCTGAAAGCCGTTCTCCTGCAAAACGCGGCTGGTGCCGCCGGTGGCGATGATTTCGATATTGTGCTCGACTAAAACCCGCGCCAATTCGAGCAGGCTGGTTTTGTCGTACACGCTAATCAGCGCGCGTTTGATGGATTGCACGATTGAGGTCTTTCCCAAAAAGAAATCAAAACTTGGTTGACGAGTATTTGCGTACCTCAAAATTCGGACGATGTGAAAACGTTTCGCTGGCTGAGCTTGTCGAAGCCAGCACCCTTCGACGGTTCGACTGAGCTTGCCGAAGTCATGCTCAGGATGCGGCGGCTCCGGTTTCAATCAGCCTAGTTGCTATTGATCTCGACGATTACGTTAAAATCCGAACGCCTCGATCATCAATCACCACACGATCCTTCGCAAACAATTGCAACGCTTCCGGTAAAATTTGATGCTCGACTTTCAGAACCCGCGCCGCGAGCGACTCGGGTGTGTCATCCTCATAAACCGGCACACAGCGCTGCACCAGCGGTTTGCCGGTATCATAATTTTCATCGACGAGATGCACGGTTGCGCCGCTCACTTTGCAGCCGTAATCGAGCACGGCTTGGTGCACGCGCAAGCCGTACATGCCTTTGCCGCCAAAGCTTGGCAGCAGCGCGGGGTGAATATTGATGATGCGGCCGCTGAACGCCTTGATCACCGCCGCTGGAATCATGCGCAGAAAACCCGCGAGCACGATGAAGTTGCTGTCACACTCAGCCAGCGCTTGCAATAACGCCTTGCCGTAATCCTCACTTGTTGCCAAAGCATTCGGCGCGATGATTCGCGTCGGGATGCCGGCCTGCGCGGCGGTTTGCAGAGCGCCGGCTTGTGGTTGATCGCTGATCAACAAAACCACTTTTGCATCAAGTGTGCCGGACTGAATGGCATCGAGAATGGCCTTGAAGTTCGAGCCGCGGCCGCTGGCAAAAACGGCGAGACGGAGGTTCATGTTATCAATTCAGGCGAAGTCAGGCTTGCAGACTGGGCGAAGTCTGGCTTGCGTTCACAAAACGTTGAAGTATCAAATATCGCTGAACGCAAGCCAGACTTCGCGCGCTCGTTTATTTCAGCGAACAACTGCCTCGGTGATAGTCAATCGTTTTTGCCGGGCCGAGACGATCAGCTCTGCACGGCCGCCAATCGGCATGGTGTGCTTGCGACTGGCGTGGCCGTACTCCAAATTCATCAAAGCCGGAACCCGCAGCGGGCGAATGAAATCCCGCATCAAATCTTCCAAACTCAACGATGGCGTGCCGCTCGATGAACCGCACTCAACCATTTGGCCGAGCACGAAACCGCCGATCTGCTTCAAGATGTCCAGTTCCCGCAGATGTACGAGATAGCGATCGATGCGATAAATATCCTCGCCAATCTCTTCCAGAAAAAAAATGCTGTTTTTC from Cytophagia bacterium CHB2 includes:
- a CDS encoding phosphoribosylglycinamide formyltransferase translates to MNLRLAVFASGRGSNFKAILDAIQSGTLDAKVVLLISDQPQAGALQTAAQAGIPTRIIAPNALATSEDYGKALLQALAECDSNFIVLAGFLRMIPAAVIKAFSGRIINIHPALLPSFGGKGMYGLRVHQAVLDYGCKVSGATVHLVDENYDTGKPLVQRCVPVYEDDTPESLAARVLKVEHQILPEALQLFAKDRVVIDDRGVRILT
- the mreD gene encoding rod shape-determining protein MreD, whose product is MTQLAKRVVKYLLLFSSFLLVQVSLIPLLTIYEIAPDLMLIGVVLSAIRHGAIAAIVTGFVAGLAQDAVSTHLYGLQALAKAVAGFVAAYFARDKLKFDLQVTLGIALAAALAHNVIRDTIYYFDADFGFWYTIIRYVIPNSLYTLALTAITHLLFAKSFKRKS
- the rodA gene encoding rod shape-determining protein RodA translates to MLARTNISWKDIDKAIIICVLLLASAGLMAIYSATSSPVTSAVIKNSFSKQIIWFLMGAMIASAIVLTPAKYLRSSAYWLYGVCLVLLVLVLFIGGGKGVHRWFIIGPIYLQPAEIAKIATLLALARYLSDEARDLKSLKDIGVCFALVLAPTALILKEPDLGTAIVVVSLLLPVLFWAGLSPFIVFIIVSPVLTVISAFNVFTFGAVMLLIIAVLVLSKRKLPVLLAIFILNVGVGALTPKLWHGLKDYQKTRILTFVGIQEDPRGTGYQVAQSQVAIGSGGFWGKGWLRGTQTKLRFLPEQHTDFIFAVIGEEFGFWGVMIVLITFFVLFWRALGIAISAKNKFLVLMVVGCVTVLGVHVIVNTGMTVGIMPVTGIPLPFLSYGGSSLWMCMTLIGLILNAGARRFQY
- a CDS encoding rod shape-determining protein; protein product: MNFSLQNFLSTDIAMDLGTANTLVYVRGKGILVNEPSIVALRKIDQEIVAYGHAAKEMQGRTPNEIITVRPMKDGVIADFELAEAMIRHFIRTVQATRIWRPRMAISIPSGVTEVEKRAVRDSAEHAGAREVHLIDEPMAAAIGIGLPIDEPVGSMVIDIGGGTTEIAVISLSGIVNHSSIRIAGDEMNEAIVQHFKRNYNLLIGENTAEQIKITLGSAAPFQDKTTMTVRGRDLVAGIPKTVEITSMEVQEALADCVNSIVEATKHCLEQTPPELSADILDRGIALSGGGALLKGLDERLRRETSLPIIVAEDPLTAVVRGTGKVLEAIHKYQKVLTKVKRY
- a CDS encoding tetratricopeptide repeat protein, with amino-acid sequence MKQNVFGKTGLIKFVLPTMALLLTSLFLFACGGGRKTTAGGEGGQDVDIDSLLEGGEQATQPSAADDETEVLKLLGIVPENKAEEAKPQEAAAPAAAPANLNAEVERLQRELQSKDQQISSLRADVSEKDRRLQALQTELESAQRRSVAPSTRIAGDYAQRYAQARDLYEQKRYNDAIAVFAALLAQDDRNSLADNCQYWIGECYYGLGNFVQSAAEFQKVLAFSRSDKLDDAHLKLGLCYLRTGDRARARSELEQLLAIYPNSEYVEKARRYLSRM
- the mreC gene encoding rod shape-determining protein MreC, with amino-acid sequence MKTALLDRSNEYLISRREYFTLFAAVVAALAILFNNNAPQIDALRGVALDRFAFFQEKMSWFARLSQSAEEVSALRQRATQLMLENSQLREAYLENFRLRRMLDYRQREPLQFRAARVLSAERSRTPNTVVIDLGKQDNMRVNMPVVTPEGLAGKIYRVHDRTSLVQLMLDRNFSVSARAQGGRVLGIVSWSDTRGLEMTGVPRNAVLQTGDVVVTSDYSALYPPGLRIGKIQQPSFEKGEPFMRIPLEPAVQFNSLEEVFVIITPPERFKVYVAADSSRGE
- the purH gene encoding bifunctional phosphoribosylaminoimidazolecarboxamide formyltransferase/IMP cyclohydrolase; protein product: MVQSIKRALISVYDKTSLLELARVLVEHNIEIIATGGTSRVLQENGFQITSIEKVTGFPEVLEGRVKTLHPKIFGGLLARRDLPAHLAETAAQGIALIDLVVVNLYPFRETISRPQTTLEEALENIDIGGVALMRAAAKNFAAIAVLTHPGQYAAFCEELRKHNGGLTETTRRQLALGAFACTAAYDAVIHAYLQRTAERAVLPASLLFALEKQQDLRYGENPHQRAGFYRDSLSPASGFLSSRQLQGKELSYNNIADADAALNLVRLFQEPCCVIIKHANPCGVAVGDSLAAAYENAKVTDPASAFGGIVGFNREVDGETAARVAELFTEVIIAPAFSTEAQRIFAGKKNLRLLEMEGIRTPAPAALEFKAVAGGVLVQEQDVNAEEDSRFKIVTQRQPTQPEWQALRFAWKVVRLVKSNAVIYCGPDRTLGIGAGQMSRVDAAIIAVEKAKRAGLSVQGAAVASDAFFPFADSVEEAARAGATAIIQPGGSLRDAEVIAAADRHQLAMVFTGVRHFRH
- the mrdA gene encoding penicillin-binding protein 2, which produces MELNLESKRRIFAGGLALLFLVLIGRFAYVQLFKGEQFLEEANKNRVRIIDVDPPRGLIRDRFGEVLVENSPAYAIYAVPAEIRNAPEAYQIISTALRMSPDDLKQQIAKNKRGNFTPVKIGRQVDFAAFSLLNERRLELTGVDFRAESRRMYNHGVKAPHLFGYLSEISDAELNIYGNNYSPGDLIGKKGIERQYERIMRGEKGHRFIEVDAVGRVIRDLAGQDTTFFKDQEPEPGKDLLLGLDASLQRMLEAELAGKNGGAVVLNCKNGDVLALVSKPDFDPELFSKPLTPEIWNRLLNDPNKPLYDRMVQSLYPPGSTFKMITAFAGLQTGLINPNETVFCPGYYVFGGRTFDCHKKGGHGTVNLLGALEQSCNVYFYRMGFRVGLEHWTDYAKRFGFGIQTGIDLSEESGGLLPDEEYLDRRYGKGRWSKGMMLNLAIGQGDLLVTPLQMACFAMAIANEGRSFKPRLMRSILDPFTGKEEFPEPDSVYVRDIRAENWELVRRGMFLVVNGGRGTAVGSRVAGLISAGKTGTAQNPHGEPHGWFIGFAPFDDPQVAFCVFIENGGSGSGAAAPIAKKILSFLHQNNKLGTQPEPIDSAD